From one Pempheris klunzingeri isolate RE-2024b chromosome 9, fPemKlu1.hap1, whole genome shotgun sequence genomic stretch:
- the bbs7 gene encoding Bardet-Biedl syndrome 7 protein, producing MEMHLNRVDYIQVGVTSQKTMRLLPALGKKATQKVAIADHDGILTCFGMKKGEAVPVFKTLPGQKIARMDLGGAVGTPQEKIFVCSGAQVRGFTKKGKQFLTFEANLTESINAMHVSGADLFVCASYIYNHYCDCKDKDYYLSGDKINDITCVSSENLTRPIPILACQDRVLRVLQGSELAYDIEVSGPPSVLELYNKDGGNDFSTGEEILYGTTDGKIGLVQIGEHSAATKWEIDNDKKKGGILCIDTYDIIGDGVNDILVGRDDGTVEVYGFDMSSEPTLRFEHVLTESVTSIQGGCVGKESYDEVLTATYTGWVTGLTTEPQKAEAGHGDEVRMSKETQSKVESLRAELEQLQVKVLQGREQYQQTSQSSTAVSAVPAFSINDKFTLCQDDASYSLTLEVQTAIDNLLLQSDVPIDLLDVDKNSAVVSFSECDSEQPNGNFLLATYRCQANTTRLELKVRSIEGQYGTLQAYITPRLQPKTCQVRQYQIKPLSLHQRTHNIDQERPMNRLSLVGNFSFAEIHSWVVFCLPEVPEKTPAGESITFSFYNTFLGTQLEATYCKGEGHFRSDNISTISILSDVLSKEATKRKINLNISYDINDDSVSHTLKMIHPKLEYQLLLARKVQLIDALKELQVHEGNADFLIPEYRSILDESANLLEEYKKQPAHLERLYGMITDLFIDKFKFKGQNVKTKVSSLLEILDNYDLKSLLNFFSEV from the exons ATGGAGATGCACTTGAATCGAGTTGATTATATTCAG GTCGGAGTGACATCTCAGAAAACTATGAGGCTGCTTCCAGCCTTGGGAAAAAAGGCAACGCAAAAG gTTGCTATTGCAGACCACGATGGTATCCTGACATGTTTTGGGATGAAGAAAGGAGAAGCAGTG CCTGTGTTTAAAACACTCCCGGGGCAGAAAATAGCCAGAATGGACCTTGGAGGAGCTGTGGGAACTCCACAAGAGAAGATCTTTGTTTGTTCTGGTGCTCAGGTCCGAGGGTTCACCAAGAAAGGCAAACAGTTCCTCACTTTTGAAGCCAACCTCACTGAGAGCATTAACGCCAT GCATGTCTCAGGCGCTGACCTTTTTGTATGTGCAAGTTACATCTACAACCACTATTGTGACTGCAAAGACAAAGACTACTACCTCTCTGGAGACAAAATCAATGATATCACATGTGTTTCCTCGGAGAACCTAACTCGCCCCATCCCCATCTTGGCGTGCCAAGATCGGGTTCTCAGAGTCTTGCAG GGATCTGAGCTTGCCTATGATATTGAAGTCTCTGGTCCTCCATCTGTCTTGGAACTGTACAACAAAGATGGAGGCAA TGATTTCTCCACAGGAGAGGAAATCCTCTATGGAACCACAGATGGTAAAATAGGATTGGTTCAGATCGGTGAGCACTCAGCCGCAACCAAATGGGAGATCGACAACGACAAAAAGAAAGGAG GAATTCTGTGCATTGACACTTATGATATTATTGGTGACGGAGTGAATGACATCCTGGTGGGCAGGGATGATGGGACGGTTGAGGTCTATGGTTTCGACATGTCCAGTGAGCCCACACTGCGTTTTGAGCAT GTGTTGACAGAGAGTGTGACGTCCATCCAGGGTGGCTGTGTGGGGAAGGAGTCTTACGATGAAGTTTTGACTGCCACTTACACAG GATGGGTGACTGGTTTGACCACCGAGCCCCAGAAGGCTGAGGCTGGCCACGGGGACGAGGTCAGGATGAGTAAGGAGACCCAGTCCAAAGTAGAATCGCTCAG GGCAGagctggagcagctgcaggtcaAAGTCCTGCAGGGCCGTGAGCAGTATCAGCAGACGTCTCAGTCGAGCACAGCCGTCTCTGCTGTGCCCGCCTTCAGCATCAATGACAAGTTCACCCTCTGCCAGGACGATgccagctacagcctcacactCGAGGTGCAGACAGCCATCGACAATCTGCTGCTCCAG AGTGACGTCCCCATAGACCTGCTGGATGTGGATAAGAACTCAGCCGTTGTCAGTTTCAGTGAATGTGATTCAGAG CAGCCAAATGGGAACTTCCTCCTGGCCACGTACAGATGTCAGGCGAACACGACCAGACTTGAGCTCAAG GTGAGGTCCATAGAGGGACAGTATGGGACCCTGCAGGCTTACATCACCCCCAGACTGCAACCCAAGACTTGCCAGGTCCGCCAGTACCAGATCAAACCTTTGTCCCTCCACCAGCGGACACACAACATAGACCAAGAGAG GCCCATGAACAGGCTCAGTCTGGTGGGAAACTTCAGTTTTGCTGAGATCCACTCCTGGGTGGTCTTCTGTCTGCCAGAGGTGCCAGAGAAAACACCAGCAGGAGAAAGCAtcacttttagtttttataaCACTTTTCTTGGGACACAGCTTGAAGCCACCTACTG CAAAGGGGAGGGTCACTTCAGGTCAGACAACATCTCTACTATCTCCATACTGAGTGACGTTCTCTCCAAAGAAGCTACCAAGAGGAAAATCAATCTGAACATTTCATACG ATATCAATGACGACTCTGTGAGCCACACCCTGAAGATGATACATCCAAAGTTGGAATACCAGTTGCTGTTGGCTCGAAAAGTTCAGCTGATTGATGCACTCAAA GAGCTTCAGGTTCATGAGGGGAACGCTGACTTCCTCATCCCTGAGTATCGCAGCATCTTGGACGAGTCTGCTAATCTCCTCGAGGAGTACAAGAAGCAGCCAGCGCACCTTGAGAGGCTCTATG GGATGATCACAGACCTCTTTATCGACAAATTCAAGTTCAAAGGCCAGAATGTGAAAACCAAGGTGTCCTCACTGCTGGAGATACTCGATAATTATGACTTAAAATCTCTATTAAACTTTTTCTCTGAGGTATGA